From Penicillium psychrofluorescens genome assembly, chromosome: 6, one genomic window encodes:
- a CDS encoding uncharacterized protein (ID:PFLUO_009224-T1.cds;~source:funannotate): MASGRKDFLSQHAPENYVAGLGRGATGFTTRSDLGPAREGPTPEQIQAALQQRARTLGAPEPTAYGGSREKGGKEEEKEEDDERFQDPDNETGLFAYGQFDQEDDEADRVYREVDEKMDRRRKARRLVTPPLRSRQSVHGPSPVVWTEYRLESFATYREIREQQEREDYERQNPKIQQQFADVKRTLAAVSEEDWANLPEVGDLTGKNRRQKQNLRQRFYAVPDSVIAGARDSAQFDTTIAEDGTQTEASEEDGSMTNFADIGAARDKVLKVRLDQAALGSSADTASGSATNIDPKGYLTSLTQSELKAGEVEVGDIKRVRVLLESVTKTNPKHAPGWIALARLEELAGRIVTARNIIAKGCELCPKSEDAWLENIRVNEGHNAKVIAANAIKNNDRSTRLWTEAMKLETDTRAKKNVLRQAILHIPQSVQIWKEAVNLEEDPADARLLLAKAVEMIPLSVELWLALARLETPENAQKVLNAARKAVPASHEIWIAAARLQEQMGTFERVNVMRRAIQSLVRENAMLKREEWIAEAERCEEEGAILTCGAIIRETLGWGLDEDDDRKDVWMDDAKSSIARGKYETARAIYAYALRVFVNRRSIWLAAADLERHHGSKEALWQVLEKAVEACPQSEEIWLQLAKEKWQAGEVDDARRVLGRAFNQNPNNEDIWLAAVKLEADANQTDQARELLATARREAGTDRVWIKSVAFERQLGNIDDALDLVNQGLQLYPKADKLWMMKGQIYEAQNKFPQAREAYGTGTRACSKSIALWLLASRLEEKAGAVVRARSVLDRARLAVPKSAELWTESVRVERRANNLAQAKVLMARALQEVPTSGLLWSESIWHLEPRAQRKARSLEAIKKVDNDPILFITVARIFWGERRLEKAMTWFEKAIVADSDYGDGWAWYYKFLMQHGTEEKRSDVISKCMSTEPKHGEVWQSIAKDPAHAHKSTEDVLKLVAETVN, from the coding sequence ATGGCGTCCGGGCGCAAGGATTTCCTGAGCCAACATGCGCCAGAGAACTACGTCGCCGGTCTGGGTCGTGGTGCCACGGGCTTCACCACCCGCTCCGACCTGGGCCCGGCGCGCGAAGGTCCTACGCCCGAACAGATCCAGGCTGCGCTGCAACAGCGAGCACGGACCCTAGGAGCCCCCGAGCCAACAGCATACGGGGGCAGTCGTGAGaaaggagggaaagaagaggaaaaagaggaggacgatgagcgGTTCCAGGACCCCGACAACGAGACTGGGCTGTTCGCGTACGGACAGTTCGACcaagaggacgacgaggcggaTCGCGTCTACCGAGAGGTAGATGAGAAGATGGACAGGCGGCGGAAAGCACGCAGGTTAGTAACTCCCCCACTGCGGTCAAGACAATCTGTTCATGGGCCATCCCCCGTTGTTTGGACAGAGTACCGACTGGAATCGTTCGCCACCTATAGGGAAATCCGAGAGCAACAAGAACGCGAAGACTACGAACGACAGAACCCcaagatccagcagcagtTTGCCGATGTGAAGCGGACTCTCGCCGCAGTatccgaagaagactgggCCAACCTGCCCGAGGTCGGCGATCTCACGGGCAAAAATCGACGTCAGAAGCAGAACCTACGGCAGCGTTTCTATGCGGTTCCCGATAGCGTCATTGCCGGTGCCCGCGATTCAGCCCAGTTCGACACGACGATCGCCGAAGATGGCACCCAAACTGAAGCttccgaggaggatggcagCATGACGAACTTCGCAGATATCGGTGCGGCGCGTGATAAGGTTTTGAAAGTCAGGCTGGATCAGGCTGCGCTGGGTTCGTCTGCCGACACCGCGTCGGGGAGCGCGACCAACATCGACCCCAAGGGCTATCTGACCAGCCTGACCCAGTCGGAGCTCAAGGCTGGTGAGGTCGAAGTGGGTGATATCAAGCGAGTTCGCGTTCTCCTGGAATCCGTCACAAAAACGAATCCCAAGCATGCACCGGGCTGGATTGCTCTCGCCCGtctcgaggagctggctggTCGGATTGTGACGGCCCGAAACATTATAGCCAAAGGCTGTGAGCTCTGTCCGAAGAGTGAAGATGCATGGTTGGAAAACATCCGTGTCAATGAAGGCCACAACGCCAAAGTCATTGCGGCAAATGCCATCAAGAACAATGATCGCTCAACGAGACTTTGGACGGAGGCAATGAAATTGGAAACTGACACTCGAGCCAAAAAGAACGTTCTCCGACAAGCCATTCTGCATATTCCCCAATCAGTGCAGATTTGGAAAGAGGCCGTGAACCTGGAAGAGGATCCAGCTGACGCGCGGCTACTTCTGGCCAAGGCTGTCGAAATGATTCCTCTCTCCGTGGAGCTTTGGCTGGCCCTTGCACGCCTTGAAACGCCAGAAAATGCGCAAAAGGTCTTGAATGCCGCCCGCAAGGCGGTTCCAGCAAGCCATGAGATTTGGATTGCTGCCGCTCGTCTTCAGGAGCAGATGGGCACTTTTGAAAGGGTCAATGTCATGAGGCGTGCAATCCAGTCTCTTGTCCGAGAGAACGCCATGCTGAAGAGAGAGGAGTGGattgccgaggccgagcggtgcgaagaagaaggcgcTATCCTTACCTGCGGCGCAATTATTCGTGAGACACTCGGATGGGGTCtagacgaggatgacgaccGGAAAGATGTCTGGATGGATGATGCCAAGTCGAGTATTGCCCGTGGGAAATACGAAACGGCGCGGGCTATCTACGCCTACGCGCTGCGGGTATTCGTTAACCGCCGGTCGATCTGGCTCGCCGCAGCGGATTTGGAACGCCATCACGGGAGCAAAGAAGCCTTGTGGCAAGTCCTCGAGAAGGCTGTTGAGGCCTGTCCCCAGAGTGAAGAGATCTGGCTGCAGCTTGCCAAAGAGAAGTGGCAGGCAGGAGAGGTCGATGACGCTCGGCGCGTTCTCGGCCGTGCCTTCAACCAGAATCCCAACAACGAAGATATATGGCTTGCCGCTGTCAAGCTGGAAGCCGACGCCAACCAGACAGACCAGGCCAGGGAGCTTCTTGCCACGGCTCGCCGCGAGGCTGGCACCGACCGTGTATGGATCAAGAGTGTTGCCTTTGAGCGGCAACTAGGCAATATCGACGACGCGCTGGACCTCGTCAACCAGGGGCTGCAGCTCTATCCCAAAGCTGACAagctgtggatgatgaagggcCAAATATACGAGGCGCAAAACAAGTTCCCTCAAGCACGCGAGGCATACGGTACCGGCACTCGCGCCTGCTCCAAATCTATTGCACTCTGGCTTCTCGCTTCACGGctagaagaaaaagccgGTGCCGTGGTCCGAGCACGTTCCGTCCTGGATCGAGCTCGATTGGCTGTTCCCAAGAGCGCCGAGCTCTGGACTGAAAGCGTGCGGGTTGAGCGCCGTGCCAACAACCTCGCGCAGGCCAAGGTGCTCATGGCCAGGGCGTTACAAGAAGTCCCGACATCTGGCTTGCTCTGGAGCGAGAGCATCTGGCACCTCGAGCCGCGGGCGCAGCGTAAGGCGCGCAGCCTAGAGGCGATCAAAAAGGTTGACAACGACCCGatcctcttcatcaccgTCGCGCGC